The genomic window ATGGTTAGGACTGCTTACTTGGTCAGTGGCGCAAAGCCTTTTCTTATTCTGGGCGGTCAAGATGCTACCGGGGATCAAGCGGGAACGTATCTTTATCTATTGGTTCTGTGCCCACGAGTTGCTTACCTCGCTTTTCATGTCGCAATTTAATATCAGTATCGCCGCTATCATTGTCCTCGCCTACGCATTGATAGAGAAAGAGAAAGACGTATGGGCCGCTTTCGTGATCATGTTGGGTACCTTTACTAAATTGTATGGGATCACGGGATTGGCGTTCTTCTTTTTCTCTCGCCATAAGATGAAGTTCAGCCTATCTTGCGTAGGATGGGCGGTCGTCATGGTCGTAGCCCCGATGATATTGTCCGGGCCGGATTATATAATGTCCCAATATACCGGTTGGTTCGAGGACTTATCCGGAAAAAATTCGGAGAACTTATTCGCGCTCATGCAGAACATTTCCTTCTTGGGAATGGTTCGTAAGATATCGGGATCGGTCAGTTACTCGGACATTTATCTGATAATAGGGGGATTAATAGTATTCGGCCTGCCTTATCTACGCATCAGTCAATATAAATATGAGGCTTTCCGGAAAACGTTATTGGCCTCGGTGTTGATGTTTGTCGTACTGTTCAGCACGGGTAGCGAGTCCAGTACCTATATCATAGCGTTTATCGGAGTCGCTATTTGGTATACGGCTGTACCGTGGAAACGTTCGACATTGGATATTGTCTTGATGGTCTTCGCCTTTATATTGACCAGCATGTCTCCGTCCGATCTTTTCCCGAAATACATACGAGTGCATTATGTATACCCGTATGCGTTAAAAGCGTTGCCTTGTATGCTGATCTGGCTAAAGCTGACATTTGAGATGTGTACGAGGAGTTATAATCCGGTAAAGGTATAAATGGAATGAACGCACAAGCAGACATAGATTTGGTATTACCTTGTTACAACCCGCCTTCGGGCTGGGAGGAACGAGTAGCCACCCATTTCCGCGAAGTGGAGCGATTATTCAGCCCGGTACGTTTCCACCTTTTTATTGTCAGTGATGGTTCGAGACGGGGATACGAGCCGGAAACGATTGACCGCCTCCGGCAATTGATACCGAATGTCTGCGTCGTAGACTATAAGCCCAACAGGGGAAAAGGATATGCCTTGCGAGAGGCAGTAAAGCGATGTACCTCTCCCTACATTATTTATACGGACTACGATTTCCCTTATACAAACGACTCGTTCGGCAGGATGGTCGAGACGTTGCTAGGAGGAGCGGACGTGGTCGTGGCTACCCGTAGCAAAAGTTATCAGGAGAATTTGCCTCCTTTCCGAAAAGTGCTATCCAAGCTATCCCATATATGTAACACATGGATTTTGAGGATCAAGATCAAGGATACGCAAGGAGGTATGAAAGGATTCAGTCAAGCGGGACAAGCGATATTCCTGACCACCCGTATCAATAGCTTCCTGTTCGATACAGAATTTATCTATAAGGCAAGTCGCCGGAAAGAGATAAACTTACGGACGATCAATGCGAACATCAAAGAAGGACTAGCGGTATCCGATATGGGATTCAAGGTCCTGCGGCGGGAAGCGTTGAACTTCTTATCCATCTTATTTCATAGAGATTAATTAACATTCATGATATTACTTAGTTTTGATATCGAGGAGTTTGACGCTCCATTGGAACACGGCGTGGAATTGCCGTTCGAGGAACAAATGCGTACTTCCGTGGAAGGAACCCGGAAGATATTGGCATGTCTGGCCCGTCACCGGGTAAAAGCGACTTTCTTTTGCACGGCGAACTTCGCCCTTCATGCGAAGGATTTGATCTTGGACATCCAAAAGGGTGGACATGAGATCGCTTCGCATGGTTTTTATCACTCGTCGTTCGAGACCGCCGATCTACGCAAGTCCAAAGAGGCATTGGAGGAACTGACCGGACAACCGGTGAACGGTTTCCGTATGGCCCGCATGATGCCCGTCGAAGAAGAAGAGATCCATAAGGCCGGTTACTTATACAACTCGTCCTTGAACCCGACTTGTATTCCCGGCCGTTATAACCATCTGGGGCAACCCCGCACCTATTTCATGAAAGATGGCGTATTGCAACTGCCCGCCTCGGTGACCCCGATCGTCCGTTTCCCCTTGTTTTGGCTGGCTTACCATAACCTTCCGGCCACCTTGTACCGTAAGTTAGCGCTTTGGACTTGGAAAGAGGACGGTTATTTCCTGACCTATTTCCATCCGTGGGAGTTTACCTCCTTGAGCGACCGGAAAGAGCTAAAGTTGCCGTTTATCATGACCAACCATTCCGGTTGCGGCATGGAAAGAAGGCTGGACGCCTTGATCCGTTTCTTCAAGGATAAAAGAGCGCCGTTCGGTACCTATACGCAATTCTCACAAGAAATCTTGAGTAAGAGTCATGGCCAAGAATAAGTTTTATGTCGTATGGAAAGGGTTGAACCCGGGAATCTATGATAACTGGGCGGAATGCAAGGCACAGGTAGACGGACAAGAGGGAGCCAAATATAAATCCTTCGAGAACCGGGAGGAAGCCGCCAAAGCCTTCGAGGCCGGCTATACCCATTACCTAAAGACCGCCTCTTCCCCGAAAGCCGTGGCCCGTCTCGCGCCAGAAGCCCCGATCGGGAACCCCATCAATGAGAGTCTTGCCGTAGACGCCGCCTGTAGCGGTAATCCCGGGGATATGGAGTACAGAGGCGTTTATACCGCCACCGGGCAAGAGATCTTCCATATCGGCCCGCTGAAGGAGGGCACGAACAATGTCGGGGAATTCCTCGCCTTAGTACACGGCCTCGCCTTGCTACAGCAAAAGGGAAGCGACCTGCCGATCTATTCGGATAGCCGCAACGCCATCAGCTGGGTCAAGAAAAAGAAATGCAAAACCCTATTAGCACGTAAACCGATCAACGAACCTATCTTCGACCTCATCGAGCGGGCCGAGAAATGGTTGAACACCCATACCTATACCACCCGGATCCTCAAATGGGAAACATCCGAATGGGGGGAGATCCCGGCGGATTTCGGAAGGAAATGAGGTAAAGGTAATTAAAATTATATCGTATATTTGCCCAATATATCGAATTCAAGCCTATGAAGATCGCTTTCGACGCAAAACGGATTACGCATAACGCTACCGGACTGGGTAATTATAGCCGGTTCGTAGTGAATAGTTTGTCCGCTTCTTTCCCGGAGCATACCTATCAACTCTATACGCCGGGCAAAGGCAAAGAAGCGTTACGGAAACGGATCGAGGAGCGTCCAAGTGTCTCATTCCATTATCCGGAAGGCAGGTTCGATAAACTATTTCCGTCTTTATGGCGTACCTCGGGCCTAACGGCTACGCTTCGAAAAGAGCACGTAGATCTGTTCCATGGCTTGAGTAATGAGATTCCTATGAATCTAAAACAGAACGGAATCCCAGCGGTCGTAACGATACATGACTTGATCTTCTTGCGTTACCCGCAGCTTTATAAACCGATCGATCGTTCCATCTATACCTACAAATTCAAGCAAGCTTGTTTACGGTCGGACAAGATCATAGCGATCAGCCGACAGACGATGCGAGACATCCGGGACTTCTTCCACATTCCGGAAAGCAAGATCGAGGTTGTTTACCAAGGTTGTGACCCGATATTCGGGCAAGCGGTTCAAGAAGACGTGAAATCGTCCGTACGCGAGAAATATCAGATAAACGGGCCTTATATATTATATGTAGGGAGCATCGAGGAACGGAAAAATTTATTGCTTCTGGTAAAAGCCCTGAAAAAGCTGAAAGAAGATATCTCCGTGATCGCTATCGGTAAGCATACGCCTTATACGGACACGGTAGAGACTTATATCCGGGAAAACAACCTGTCCGGTCGCGTCCATATCTTGACTCATATACCTTTTAACGAATTAGCCGCTTTCTATCAGATGGCGACCTTATTTGTCTATCCCTCGTTTTTCGAAGGATTCGGTATCCCGATCTTAGAAGCCCAGCTTGCCGGTATTCCGGTGATAGCGGCTACCGGTTCTTGTCTGGAAGAGGCGGGCGGACCGTCCGCTTTATATACCGATCCAAGAAACGAACAAGAACTGCGCGGCTTGATAGAGTCCGTATTGAACGAGCCGAAGCTGGCCGAATCCATGCGTTCCGGCGGACGAGAGAATATACGGCGATTCATGCCCGACGTATTAGCGGCTCATTTCATGCGAGTATACGAGAATATCTCACGATCTTAGCAAATCCATTTTATCCATACACAATGAATATACTTTTAGTCTATAAAGAAGCCGATATAGCAACCTACAAAATGCTGGAAGGATTGTCCAAGCTTGAGGACTTCAACATCTATATCGCTTCTCCCCAATCGTATACCGACAAAAAGATCTATGGGAATTGTACACCTTTGGATCTGCCGGTCATTACCTCGAAGTTCAACTGGAACGTTATTCGTGCCCTGCGCAAAATCATCAAGACTTATCGGATCGACCTTATCTACTCACCGAGTAGTTCCGGTTTATCAAACGCTCTATTCGCTTCCATAGGCACACGGGCGAAGAATATCGCATACCGAGGTACGCAGGCTAAATTGAAGCGGTTCGATCCGACCTATTATCTAGGCATATTAAATCCCGCCGTGGAGCATGTCGTATGCGAGACCAAAGATATCGAGGAATATCTCTCCCGATTCATCGCACGAAAAAGACTAACGACCAGCACAAAGCCATTTGATATCGATTGGATCAAGGAGGCAGTCCGTACGCCCAAACAAGCAGACGATATTCCGGACGACGCCTTTCGTTGCATCTATATCGGAGCGACGAAGAACAGGCCGTTCAAAGGCTTAACCGATTTGATTGATGCGTTTATCTTATTGGATGATCCACGGGTACATCTTACAATCGTGGGAGAATATGGGGAAAATGATTTCCAATTAGCCCAACAGTCGAAGGTAAGCGCACAAATTCATTTTCTGGGACAGCGTTCCGACGCCATCTCTTTTCTGGTCACGTCCCAGTTGTTTATACTTCCCTCGCACCGGGATGCCTCCCCAAGAGTCGTGCGAGAGGCTATGGCTTGTTCAGTACCTTGTATCGTAACAGACATACCGGGAGCAAGAGACTTAATCATAGACGGAGTCACCGGATTGTTAGTGCCGCCTTCTTCTCCTCAACAAATGGCGGCGTCTATCCTCTCGCTTATCGATAACCCGAAGCGATTGGAAGCGTTCGCCAAGGCCTCACGTGAGCATATCATCCAAGATTTCAGCGTAAAGGCTTATACAGACGGCTTCGCCACGTTATTCAGGTCGATCAAGAAAGCATAGATTATTTACAGATTCAGAAACAACGGATATAAGCTAATGAATAGCTATCATAAAGATGGTCCTTCATTCCATGTTTATATTGGAAGGACAGGATATTTTTCTTAAGCTCATAATTTAGCTTTGTCCGTAGAATCATCGGCTTATCCCCATTATCCCGATATCCCCGGAAACCGGCATAATTACAATCCAACGAGACCCCCCGATAGGTTCCTAACACACCTGCCCCATAACAGAAAGCGTCGTTCTGACGATTAACGACATCGTTCGTCATCCAACAATAAAAACCCGCTAAAGCTTGTACACGGATCGAAGCGTTTACATCTTTCCGCTTCCACAACGTACGTCCCAGATTGGCGTCGAACCAATAAGAGGCCGCATCCGTATAACGAGCGTCGCACAAGCGTCCGCCACTGGCGGTTTTCAGGTTGGCGCTTACCACGATATCCATCCACTTCTCGCTCCGGAGAGCTTGGAAATAAAAATTAAAGATCACGTCGCCCCGGCAAACAATCGGGGATTTCAGTTCTACCGCATAACGCTCATCCCGCACTTCCGGCGACATCTCATACCATTCTTGGAATACCCAACTGACATTCACTCCTACACGCCCCTTTACGACAGGAATGTACAAACGGGTAAAGATATCTTTTGTCTGATCGCCTTGCGTCTTATGATATTCCCCCCGAAGCTCCACTTCCCAACGGCTGGACAGGCTTCCTCCTACCAACTCGGGAATCGGAAAGGCATTTGGTCCGAAATAACGGGGCGAGTAAGTCAGATACTCTACCTTTTCCCACCATTCTAACGCCTTAACCGGAAATACATAGGCAAAAAGACAACTAACGACTAAACAGAACCGGAGTATTTGTGTTTTCATAAAAGTCTATAATTCAAATTCAATCTCATGCTTCAACGCATATTTCTTCCAGAAACGATTTCGATAGTATAATATCCAACGAAGGCATTCCGCTTTATCAAAATGCCGGCTCTCGGCATAGGTCTCCGCCATTAAATGAAAAGCGGCTTCCCGTCCCCACAAGCGGGAGAAATTCGCGCATCCTCGTTTTAGCGATACAGGCCCGAAGTGCATCCGGTTTATATCGATCAAGGAGAACCTAACCCCTTCCTCCGTACGATCGTACAACACATTTCCGGGAGAGAAATCGGCATGATAGACCTCCGCCTCATGCAACTCTGCCATATAAGTGCCTAACGCACGAAAAATATCCTCGTTCCCCTCTACCGGACGCTGTCCGACTTTATACAATGTCTTATAGCTGGATTGCAGACTGATAAAATAACTATATCCCAAAAACCCTTTCTTCCTAAAAAGGATATAAGCGATCGGGGCAGGAGTCTCAAACCCCTTGGCAACCAATCGCAGAGCGTACTCATAGGCTCGCACAGCCTTAGGCTGACGGAAAAAACGATAAATAACACGGTTTATCAAGAAGGGGACTCTATATCGCTTGACATTCAGTTCCACACCATCTACCTCAAAAACCTTGATCTCATTCCTCGCCTTATAAATCGTTTTTCCCTCTTCCGAAAATATACGAGGTACACGCCTTACAAAATCCTCGAATCGCCCGTACGCCGGGTTAATGACCTCCTTCATCCGAAACCATTTCATTTAAAGAGGTTAATACCTTGTTTATGATTAGATCCGGATTGAGCTGTCTCATACACGCCCAATCCTTCCGCAGGCAGGGCTTTTGGCCAAATACGGAACAAGGACGGCAAGGTAAGTCCAACTGGATACAATCTTCCGGATCCTGATGATATCCGTAAAATCCGGCATAGGGATGGGTAGCGCCCCAAACGGAAAGCACCCGTGTACCGACCAAGGAAGCGAAATGCATATTGGCGGAATCCATGCAAATCAACAGATCCAACCGGCTGATCAAGGCCAGTTCCTGATCCAAGGAATACTTGCCCGCCACGCTTTTTACCCGGGGATACTCAAAAGCCCATTGATCCAAGAGCGCCTCCTCGTAGCCACGACCACCGAACAGGAAGATGGTAAAATCCTCTCGATCGGAAAGCTCGGCCATGACCAGCTCCATCTCCCCGGTCGGATAAATCTTTCCCCGGTGCTTGGCGAAGGGGGCGATACCGATCCATTTGCCCGTCTTCGTTCCCGCAAGGGGTTCCAAGGCGGATAAATCAGGGGTCGAGGTCTCATAAAGCGAGGTGAACGATTCCGTATAATGAAGTCCGGCGTTACGGAACACATCCGCATAACGTTCGATCACCGGGCGAAGTTGTTTAAATCGTTTATGCTTCGCGTCGGTCAACCGGGCACGATCTTTCCGGGCCTTATCCACGACAAACACTCGTCTGCCGTTCAAGCGGAACAGCGTACGGATAATCATGGTTCGCAACACATCGTGCAAATCCAGCACCATATCGAAATCGTATTTCACCAAGGCAGAGGCAAAACGAAGCAATCCCGCCAACGTTTTCTCCGTGCTCTTCGTATTGATACCGATCACGTTCACGTTCTTCGGGCGGTTGATAAAAACCGGGATCAAGAACGCTTGCGTCAACACGGTAAACGAGTCCGTAGGATTCGCCTTGGCTGCGGAATAGATAACGGGAACGGTCATCGCCACATCCCCGATAGCCGAAAGTCGTATTACTAATATATTTGCCATTATTTCTTACCGTACAACACAGGATTCAAGGCCGGGTCGTTGTACATCTTCATTTGCTTGTAGACCTTCATGTATTTCTTACCGTCACGGATATCGGATAGCAATTGATCCAAAGCCATCGACAAATCCTTCTTCTGCTCCATCAGCACCGCCAGTTTCTGCTCACAACGAGCCTTATGCTCGGCAGTAGCGTCCGGACGGCTCGCCTCCTCACGCATATGATAGATCTTAAGCGTAAGGATCGACAGACGATCGATCGCCCAAGCCGGGCTTTCCGTATTGATCGTAGCGTCCGGCAAGACTTTCACGTTCTTGTATTTATCCAGAAAGAAACTATCGATCAACTCTACCAAATCCGTACGATCTTGATTCGACTTGTCGATGCGGCGTTTGATAGCCAGCGCTTCCACCGGGTCGATCTCCGGATTCCGGATAATGTCCTCCAAATGCCATTGTACGGCATCGATCCAGTTCTTAAGATAAAGATAAAACTCGATGCTCTTTACCGCATAGGGATTATGCACTGTAGCATCTACATTGTCAGTTACATGATAAGCCTCCGTAGCTTGCTCAAAAATGCGGAAACATTGTTCGCTGAAGTTCATATATGATTCATTTTCTTTCTGTGAATACTTTGTGGGACAAAGATAATGCTTACGGATCAGAAACCCAATTCTACCGGATAAATTCTATCCTCTTAGCATATATCCTTTCTTCGGCAAGGATACGATGCCGGTAGACGGATCGTTATGAAGCGCTTTACGGAGATAGGTGACCTGCACATTCAAGGCCAGGGAGTTGGCGTATGAGCTAGTTCCCCAGACGGTTTCCAACAGAAGGTCACGATCCACCGCCAGATTCAGGTTTGTCGCCAGGATTCGCAGAAGATCCGCTTGGCGGGAAGTGATCAATACCTTGTTATTACCCGTACGGATCTCGTTCGTGGTGTAGTTGAAGGTCGTGTTTCCGAAATGGAAACTCTCCTCCTGCACGCTTTCATGGACACCGATCTCAAAACGGTCCTTGATACGGGCGATCAGCTCTTCCGGATAGAAGGGTTTCGCCAAGTAATCGTTTCCGCGCAAGCTAAAACCTTTCAAACGGTCGTTCTTATCGGAACGGTCGGAAAGGAAAAAGATCAAGACATGACGGTCTTGCTCACGGATCTTTTCCGCTACCTCGAAACCGTTTAGGCCGGGCATGTTGATATCCAGCAAGACCAGATCCGGTTTCACGACCGGGAATTGCTTCAAAGCCATGGTACCATTGCCGGTATAAGTCACCTCATACCCCTCCCGTTCCAAGAATCGCTTCAAGACGAGGGAATACTTAAAGTCATCGTCAGCGAAAAGTATTTTCAATGTCGATTTCATAAAGCTGCAGTAGGTAGATTTATAGTAATTCGAGTGCCTTCACCTAATTCACTTCGCAGGGATACTGAACCATGATGCGCCTCTACTATTTGGCGAACGTAGCTCAATCCCAACCCAATACCCGGAATTTGCTTATCCGGCAGATGAGACGAACGGTAAAACTTCTCGAATACCTTTCGCCGCTCATCCGGAGCGATACCGAAGCCATTATCCGAAACGGTCAATCCCACCCCTTGCTGATTCCAAAGCACTACGATATCGATATTCACTTCCTCTCCCGAATATTTGATAGCGTTCTCTATCAAGTTAGACAAGACATTCGCCACATGTACCGGATCGGCTGTCAGATCCGGCATATCCGGGGGAAAGGCCGTCGAGAAAGAGACTTTTTTCCCGGCAGGGATATTGGTTAGGCGCACCACCTTCTCCACCAACTCACGGAGATTAAAAGCGGAAGGTCTCAAGAGCGTCTCCGTCTCGCTCTTAGGGTACCAAACCCAGCAACAAGCCGTACATGCCGGACAAACGCTTCGTTTTGAGATGGAGCCGCAGGTATTCAGCCTAAAGGAGGTGGAAATCCATCCGGGACGTGTCTGGGGGCGGCAAGATACGATCAATTATGATGTCACCCGCTTTCTCTCCCCAAAGGATCAAGCCATTAAGGACGTATTACGGAAACTTCCGGGTATCGATATCGATGATCTGGGGAAGATCTCTTACAACGGGAAAGAGATCCGTAATTTCTATGTGGAGGGACTGGATCTCACCAACGGGAAATACAAACAAATCAGCGAGAACCTGCGAGCCGACGCCGTACAGAACATACAAGTGATGGAGAACCACCAACCGATCCGTGTGTTACAGAGAAAGATCAAGACCGAAGACGTAGCGTTGAACCTCAAGCTGAGACCGGAATTCCGGGATCGCTGGCTGATCAATGCCGAAGGCGGTCTCGGCGCATCCCCGTTCTTATGGAAAGGAGCCGCTGACGCCTTGCAGATCAGCCGCAGCAGCCAATCCGCTTATCTATATAAAGGGAATAATACCGGGCAGGATGTATCGGGCGAGCAAAATACGCTTACCGAATCACCCGAATCCCGTTTATCCGAGCCCAAGGTTCCCCAATTTCTGCTACAGCCCTCATTTTCCGCCCCGCTAAAGAAAGAGCGCTGGCTGTTCAACCATATACACAGCCTATCCGCAAATCGCCTATATAAACTGAACGAGAACACCCAACTCCGTATAAACGCCGGTTATATCCACGACCTGCGAACACAGGAAAGGGGGAGTGAGACGACTTATTACCAATCCGAGGACACGATTCATCTAACGGAACAAAGCGATAGCCGCATTCGCTCGGATCAAGCCAACCTCAATATCGGAGTGGAAAACAACTCGCAGGAAAGGTATCTCAAGAACCAGTTCTCAGCCACCGGAGATTGGCAATCCAGCCTTTCCCATATAACCGGAAACACAATTTCCACCGGCCGTACAACATTGGACCAACGCATCAAAACCCCGAACCTCGACTTACGTAATAATTTACGGACCCTGTGGAGCTTGGACAAATACACGTTGGAAGCCCAGTCTTCGCTCCGTTACCACAGCAACGCGGCCGATCTTCGCTTGGATAACCACCCTTATCCAATGAGCTTACGCGACTTTTATACCGATAATTCCTTCTCATTCCTGAAAAAGAGCGGTTCCCTCACCCAGCGATATACGGTGGGCATAAACGGGGAGATCAGCAATATCGAGAAAAGCCTGCAAACTTATCTCTCACCCGATTACCAATGGAATACCTATAAATGGACCCTATCCCTCAGCGCCCCTCTCAGATGGACCGGATATACAGGGGTCGGTTTCTCCCGCATCTCAGTTAATCCGTCCCTGTCCATTATCTACAAACTGAATTACGCATGGCGTTTCACGGTACACGCCTCCTATAAGGAAAGATACGGAGAGATGACCGACTTATACGACCGGCCTTATCAAACGGATTACCGGAATAGCGTCTGGAATTGCGGAATCCTCCCGGTTTACAGACAACAGCTTTATTCCGTTTATGGGGAGTACAAGAATACGGCACGGGAATTCTTCGCCACGGTAAACCTGACACACAACCGGGAGTGGTACAACCGTATATACGAGCAACGTATAGAGAACGGACAGGTACAACGAGTCTCCTTACCACTGTCCAACCACGGTTCCGGCTATACCGTCAAAAGCACGCTATCCAAAGGCTTTTACGATCTAGGGCTAAAGACCTCGCTCATGGCGCTCCTCAATATCAGCAAGGCCGAGCAAATCAGCGGGGGACAAAGGCTTCCTTATCAATATCGCCTCATGCGCCTAGAGCCCAAAGTGATCTGGACTCCCAACCGCCATTGGGAAACCAGTTACCAAACCGATATCCGGTACGGAGGAAGTAAAATAGGAGAACGTACCCGTTTGGCGCCCTTATGGAACGTCATCCAACAAGTACAAC from Parabacteroides distasonis ATCC 8503 includes these protein-coding regions:
- a CDS encoding glycosyltransferase family 87 protein, with the protein product MMKFIDKFNTIIHKPFFSKYSTLMGLWALLGVIAWITKYFPGKYNNFSIFRQSFWHTLNELPLYAAYPEEYNDIFHYGPVFSLVVAPFAITPLWLGLLTWSVAQSLFLFWAVKMLPGIKRERIFIYWFCAHELLTSLFMSQFNISIAAIIVLAYALIEKEKDVWAAFVIMLGTFTKLYGITGLAFFFFSRHKMKFSLSCVGWAVVMVVAPMILSGPDYIMSQYTGWFEDLSGKNSENLFALMQNISFLGMVRKISGSVSYSDIYLIIGGLIVFGLPYLRISQYKYEAFRKTLLASVLMFVVLFSTGSESSTYIIAFIGVAIWYTAVPWKRSTLDIVLMVFAFILTSMSPSDLFPKYIRVHYVYPYALKALPCMLIWLKLTFEMCTRSYNPVKV
- a CDS encoding glycosyltransferase family 2 protein, which gives rise to MNAQADIDLVLPCYNPPSGWEERVATHFREVERLFSPVRFHLFIVSDGSRRGYEPETIDRLRQLIPNVCVVDYKPNRGKGYALREAVKRCTSPYIIYTDYDFPYTNDSFGRMVETLLGGADVVVATRSKSYQENLPPFRKVLSKLSHICNTWILRIKIKDTQGGMKGFSQAGQAIFLTTRINSFLFDTEFIYKASRRKEINLRTINANIKEGLAVSDMGFKVLRREALNFLSILFHRD
- a CDS encoding polysaccharide deacetylase family protein, whose amino-acid sequence is MILLSFDIEEFDAPLEHGVELPFEEQMRTSVEGTRKILACLARHRVKATFFCTANFALHAKDLILDIQKGGHEIASHGFYHSSFETADLRKSKEALEELTGQPVNGFRMARMMPVEEEEIHKAGYLYNSSLNPTCIPGRYNHLGQPRTYFMKDGVLQLPASVTPIVRFPLFWLAYHNLPATLYRKLALWTWKEDGYFLTYFHPWEFTSLSDRKELKLPFIMTNHSGCGMERRLDALIRFFKDKRAPFGTYTQFSQEILSKSHGQE
- a CDS encoding viroplasmin family protein — protein: MAKNKFYVVWKGLNPGIYDNWAECKAQVDGQEGAKYKSFENREEAAKAFEAGYTHYLKTASSPKAVARLAPEAPIGNPINESLAVDAACSGNPGDMEYRGVYTATGQEIFHIGPLKEGTNNVGEFLALVHGLALLQQKGSDLPIYSDSRNAISWVKKKKCKTLLARKPINEPIFDLIERAEKWLNTHTYTTRILKWETSEWGEIPADFGRK
- a CDS encoding glycosyltransferase family 4 protein, whose translation is MKIAFDAKRITHNATGLGNYSRFVVNSLSASFPEHTYQLYTPGKGKEALRKRIEERPSVSFHYPEGRFDKLFPSLWRTSGLTATLRKEHVDLFHGLSNEIPMNLKQNGIPAVVTIHDLIFLRYPQLYKPIDRSIYTYKFKQACLRSDKIIAISRQTMRDIRDFFHIPESKIEVVYQGCDPIFGQAVQEDVKSSVREKYQINGPYILYVGSIEERKNLLLLVKALKKLKEDISVIAIGKHTPYTDTVETYIRENNLSGRVHILTHIPFNELAAFYQMATLFVYPSFFEGFGIPILEAQLAGIPVIAATGSCLEEAGGPSALYTDPRNEQELRGLIESVLNEPKLAESMRSGGRENIRRFMPDVLAAHFMRVYENISRS
- a CDS encoding glycosyltransferase is translated as MNILLVYKEADIATYKMLEGLSKLEDFNIYIASPQSYTDKKIYGNCTPLDLPVITSKFNWNVIRALRKIIKTYRIDLIYSPSSSGLSNALFASIGTRAKNIAYRGTQAKLKRFDPTYYLGILNPAVEHVVCETKDIEEYLSRFIARKRLTTSTKPFDIDWIKEAVRTPKQADDIPDDAFRCIYIGATKNRPFKGLTDLIDAFILLDDPRVHLTIVGEYGENDFQLAQQSKVSAQIHFLGQRSDAISFLVTSQLFILPSHRDASPRVVREAMACSVPCIVTDIPGARDLIIDGVTGLLVPPSSPQQMAASILSLIDNPKRLEAFAKASREHIIQDFSVKAYTDGFATLFRSIKKA
- a CDS encoding lipopolysaccharide kinase InaA family protein; the protein is MKEVINPAYGRFEDFVRRVPRIFSEEGKTIYKARNEIKVFEVDGVELNVKRYRVPFLINRVIYRFFRQPKAVRAYEYALRLVAKGFETPAPIAYILFRKKGFLGYSYFISLQSSYKTLYKVGQRPVEGNEDIFRALGTYMAELHEAEVYHADFSPGNVLYDRTEEGVRFSLIDINRMHFGPVSLKRGCANFSRLWGREAAFHLMAETYAESRHFDKAECLRWILYYRNRFWKKYALKHEIEFEL
- a CDS encoding glycosyltransferase family 9 protein, with translation MANILVIRLSAIGDVAMTVPVIYSAAKANPTDSFTVLTQAFLIPVFINRPKNVNVIGINTKSTEKTLAGLLRFASALVKYDFDMVLDLHDVLRTMIIRTLFRLNGRRVFVVDKARKDRARLTDAKHKRFKQLRPVIERYADVFRNAGLHYTESFTSLYETSTPDLSALEPLAGTKTGKWIGIAPFAKHRGKIYPTGEMELVMAELSDREDFTIFLFGGRGYEEALLDQWAFEYPRVKSVAGKYSLDQELALISRLDLLICMDSANMHFASLVGTRVLSVWGATHPYAGFYGYHQDPEDCIQLDLPCRPCSVFGQKPCLRKDWACMRQLNPDLIINKVLTSLNEMVSDEGGH
- a CDS encoding DUF4254 domain-containing protein, giving the protein MNFSEQCFRIFEQATEAYHVTDNVDATVHNPYAVKSIEFYLYLKNWIDAVQWHLEDIIRNPEIDPVEALAIKRRIDKSNQDRTDLVELIDSFFLDKYKNVKVLPDATINTESPAWAIDRLSILTLKIYHMREEASRPDATAEHKARCEQKLAVLMEQKKDLSMALDQLLSDIRDGKKYMKVYKQMKMYNDPALNPVLYGKK
- a CDS encoding response regulator transcription factor, whose protein sequence is MKSTLKILFADDDFKYSLVLKRFLEREGYEVTYTGNGTMALKQFPVVKPDLVLLDINMPGLNGFEVAEKIREQDRHVLIFFLSDRSDKNDRLKGFSLRGNDYLAKPFYPEELIARIKDRFEIGVHESVQEESFHFGNTTFNYTTNEIRTGNNKVLITSRQADLLRILATNLNLAVDRDLLLETVWGTSSYANSLALNVQVTYLRKALHNDPSTGIVSLPKKGYMLRG
- a CDS encoding sensor histidine kinase, whose translation is MRPSAFNLRELVEKVVRLTNIPAGKKVSFSTAFPPDMPDLTADPVHVANVLSNLIENAIKYSGEEVNIDIVVLWNQQGVGLTVSDNGFGIAPDERRKVFEKFYRSSHLPDKQIPGIGLGLSYVRQIVEAHHGSVSLRSELGEGTRITINLPTAAL